From Pseudanabaena sp. PCC 6802, one genomic window encodes:
- a CDS encoding GumC family protein, translating into MNLLELNVPQKIRQQEDSNPLIGLLTTLRRQWLPATIVFVGVFGISAYLASRQKPLYEASGELIFKVDRAARLTGIGDEEKKQTNLQTEARVILSAPVVELAVKSLDPAFKDIDITDGLSVIPSPDTNILKVSYQSENPKEPAEVVNALMKSYIANDLQANQAESVTARKFILSQLPNVEKDLVDSELALRRFKEKNRVTALAQESSSSIGVVIGTDKQITDLKAQISNLEASIRAMRSRLGISTNQATLLSTLSASEPVKQTFAELQKVEQQLAVQSTQYSDGHPIIKRLKRQQTTLQTLLQQRVAEVIGGGKSINSKDLQVGGLDLALMSDLVKSEINRSGLQQQLDTLERSLNTYSDRLRVIPKLEQEQQSLERKIAVNRITYESLLKRLQEVQLVENQKVSNARVLSSAVEPTQPIASKLKSNLMMSGLLGLAVAIATAIALQSMDTLLRTTDDLERAFDSYPLLGVLPKFGRKWVGRQDAIVCAEPGSQISETYRMLQTKLEFLNANCPLKVILITSSVPSEGKSTVSANLAAIAAQLGKHVLLIDTDMRHPSQHAIWDIPHGLGLTDLLAGQTPEGSVIHTVIPNLNLLLAGKLPSNTLSLSLLKSQRMSALMEKWADIYDYVILDTPPLLPVADAMVLSKQADGVLIVARPELLSSPDASVAKKLLDKSDINVLGLVANGATPRVYYKYRHYAPTESSKKLKRLKPS; encoded by the coding sequence ATGAATCTCCTTGAACTGAACGTCCCTCAAAAGATCCGTCAACAGGAAGATAGCAATCCTCTGATCGGTCTATTAACGACTCTACGCCGTCAATGGCTACCTGCAACTATTGTTTTTGTTGGTGTCTTTGGCATTTCAGCATATTTAGCATCTCGGCAAAAGCCTTTGTATGAAGCCAGTGGCGAGCTAATTTTTAAAGTAGATAGAGCGGCGCGATTGACAGGGATCGGCGATGAGGAAAAAAAACAGACAAATTTACAAACCGAAGCTCGGGTTATCCTGTCTGCCCCCGTAGTAGAGCTGGCGGTCAAGTCGCTCGACCCCGCATTTAAGGACATTGACATTACGGATGGGTTGAGTGTAATTCCCAGCCCTGACACGAATATTTTAAAAGTTTCATATCAAAGCGAAAACCCCAAAGAACCTGCTGAGGTGGTCAATGCGTTGATGAAGAGTTACATTGCCAACGATTTGCAAGCAAACCAGGCAGAGTCTGTTACGGCCAGGAAGTTTATTTTGTCTCAGCTACCCAACGTCGAAAAGGATTTAGTAGATTCCGAACTTGCCCTGCGTAGGTTTAAGGAAAAAAATAGGGTAACCGCGCTAGCCCAAGAGTCTTCGTCCTCGATCGGAGTAGTCATAGGAACAGACAAACAAATTACAGACCTCAAGGCTCAGATCTCTAATCTGGAAGCATCTATAAGAGCTATGCGATCGCGACTGGGAATCAGTACCAACCAGGCTACTCTCCTCAGCACGCTGAGCGCATCGGAACCAGTAAAGCAAACTTTTGCCGAACTCCAAAAAGTCGAACAGCAATTAGCAGTCCAAAGCACACAGTATAGTGACGGCCATCCTATTATCAAAAGGCTAAAACGCCAACAAACTACTTTGCAAACCCTGCTGCAGCAGCGAGTTGCTGAAGTGATTGGCGGTGGTAAATCTATAAATTCTAAAGATTTACAAGTCGGCGGGCTAGATCTTGCTCTGATGTCCGATCTAGTCAAATCTGAAATCAATCGCAGCGGCCTCCAGCAACAGTTAGACACTCTGGAACGGTCGCTTAATACGTACAGCGATCGCTTGCGGGTCATACCTAAACTAGAACAAGAACAGCAATCCCTGGAACGCAAGATTGCAGTCAATCGCATTACCTATGAAAGCCTGTTAAAAAGACTGCAAGAAGTGCAGTTAGTAGAGAATCAGAAGGTTAGTAACGCGCGCGTACTCTCGTCAGCGGTCGAGCCTACTCAACCGATCGCCTCCAAGCTCAAAAGTAATCTGATGATGAGTGGATTGCTGGGATTGGCTGTAGCGATCGCTACAGCAATTGCCTTGCAAAGTATGGATACCCTACTTAGAACTACAGACGATTTAGAACGCGCGTTTGATAGTTATCCCTTACTCGGCGTTCTCCCTAAATTTGGCAGGAAATGGGTGGGTAGGCAAGATGCGATCGTATGCGCTGAGCCTGGTTCCCAAATTAGCGAGACGTATCGCATGCTGCAAACAAAGTTAGAATTCCTGAACGCGAATTGTCCTTTAAAGGTCATATTAATTACTAGCTCAGTTCCCTCAGAAGGCAAATCGACGGTTTCAGCAAACCTAGCAGCGATCGCAGCGCAGTTAGGAAAACACGTTTTACTTATAGATACGGATATGCGGCATCCTTCTCAACATGCAATTTGGGATATACCGCACGGGTTAGGATTAACCGATTTATTAGCGGGACAAACACCTGAGGGGTCCGTAATCCACACTGTAATACCTAATTTAAATCTATTATTAGCAGGTAAGCTACCCTCTAACACGCTATCATTATCACTACTAAAATCTCAACGCATGTCTGCTCTAATGGAAAAATGGGCCGATATCTACGATTATGTAATTCTCGATACACCACCTCTATTACCAGTAGCAGATGCCATGGTGTTAAGCAAGCAAGCTGATGGTGTATTAATTGTGGCCAGACCAGAGTTACTCAGTTCTCCTGATGCGAGCGTTGCCAAAAAACTTTTAGACAAGTCAGACATCAACGTGTTAGGACTGGTTGCCAACGGAGCAACCCCCAGAGTTTACTACAAATATCGCCACTATGCACCTACAGAAAGCAGCAAAAAACTCAAAAGACTTAAGCCATCATAA